The genomic stretch CCTCCTACACCTACGACAACGCCGACCGGATGACCACAGCAGGCGGGGTGACCTACACCTACGACAACAACGGCAACCAGACCGGCCGGGGAACAGACGTGTTCGGCTGGGACATCGAGGACCGGCTCACCTCGGCAACCGTCGGGGGCAACCCGGTCAGCTACACCTATCGGGGAGACGACCTTCGGCACTCCAAGACCGAGGCCGGGATCACCACGGTCTTCACCTGGGACCTGGCGGCCGGGCTGCCGGTGGTGCTGCAGGAGGGCAACACCAGCTATGTCTACGGCCTGGGGCTGATCAGCCAAACCACCGGGACCACCACCAGCTACCCGCTCGCTGACGGTCTTGGGTCGACGGCGGCCCTGACCGATTCGTCAGGCGCGGTCACCGCGACCTACAAGTACGACGTGTTCGGTGCGGTCAAGTCGAGCACGGGGCCGGGTTCCACGGAGTTCCGGTTTGCCGGCCAGCAGGACGACCCGGCGCTGGGGTACCAGTATCTGAGGGCCCGGTACTACGACCCGGCAATCGGGCGGTTTGTAGGCAAGGATCCCCTGGATCGGCTAACCCTGGATGCGTTTGGGTATGCCGCAGGGAATCCGGTCAACATGACCGACCCTCTAGGTCTATACCCCGGACAGTCCTTTTTTGGAAAGGTCGGTCAGATCCTAGGATGCATGGTTCAAATGGTGAGCCCTCTCGGATGTCAAAACCCTTCTGCCAAACGCGTCGTAGGTGCTGGCATCGTGGCTGGTGAAGCCATGAGAACTCCGGATTACGTGACGATTGAAGGTTCCCTCGGCCATGTGACCGGATTCACAGGTAGTGGATCCCTTACTCGCCACGGCGACATTTATGCTGCGCCTGGTGGGTATGGTGGCATACCTCCGGGACTGGAAGTATCTTTGCGTGTTGGCTGGCTCAATCAGAAAACTTGCCCTACGGAGTCAGAACTGCGCAGATTCAAGGACGGGTGGAGCAACGGGGTCGCGGGCACGCTGCCAAATGGCTTCTCGGCCGCTGGATTCGCCAACGAGTCTGGATCTGCTACAGAACTCGGCATAGGGAGTCCATCACTTAGCTTCTCAGGGAGCGAAGGACTTCGGATGGGATCGGTGCCAATTGGATGGTAAGTCGTTAGCCTTCGCCGCATACTTTGTCGCCTTTGGTGGCGTACTTCTGGTAGTCGCGTTTTCCCGCAGAGGTTTCGACATAATCGTAGCGCCAGGACTTAAGACCCGGAGAAGGTTGGGAGCAAAGGTGTTTGGTGAACCCGATCGAACGTACGAAGAACAAGTTGCGCTTTACCGAAAGCTATCAGCAGCGGTTGGAGTGATTTTTGTTCTTTTCGGGCTAGCGCAGTTTGTGGGGTCCTTTTAAGCCGGCGCAGCAGCGACCCTCAAGAACTGACGAGAATGGCGTTTCCAGCCCAAGGAGTGCACCCAGTTCTAATCCTTCAGCACCGCCGCAAGTTCGAAATGCATTCCGTCGGGCTTGGTCCAGCGGCCGCCCCAGCGAAAACCCCACTTCTCGAAGATGGCGACCACCCGGGGGTCCATCTTCGGCTTGCTGCCTTCGGGGTTGTCGTAGACGTTGAGATCGATCGCCAGGCCCCAGGCGTGCTTGGACAGGGCGTGGTTGACCGGGTCCTTGGCAACGAACCGGGGCTGGTAGCACCGGCCGGCCTGAGAAGGGTTCAGCAGGTGGCCGAGCCCCTGCGCCTGAAGGTCTTTGATCGCCGCCTCCAGCTGCGGAATCATCAGTTTGTGGCAGCGGACGGTGCCGATGATGGGCATCCGGGCGGTCTGGAGGTGCTCGGCAACCCACTTCTTGTCCTGGTTGATGGTGCCGTCGGGGTTGACGGTGAACGTGAAGCTGCCGATGGCCTTTTGTGCCGAGGTGCCGGTGAAGAAGGTGCGGCCCGACGGTGGCAGCATGCTCTCGAACTTCACACCCGGCATGGCGGCTT from Actinomycetota bacterium encodes the following:
- a CDS encoding RHS repeat-associated core domain-containing protein → VLTPAGLESYSYDDLYRLTGVTYPDSSTQAYTYDNVGNRQTKVEGSTTSYTYDNADRMTTAGGVTYTYDNNGNQTGRGTDVFGWDIEDRLTSATVGGNPVSYTYRGDDLRHSKTEAGITTVFTWDLAAGLPVVLQEGNTSYVYGLGLISQTTGTTTSYPLADGLGSTAALTDSSGAVTATYKYDVFGAVKSSTGPGSTEFRFAGQQDDPALGYQYLRARYYDPAIGRFVGKDPLDRLTLDAFGYAAGNPVNMTDPLGLYPGQSFFGKVGQILGCMVQMVSPLGCQNPSAKRVVGAGIVAGEAMRTPDYVTIEGSLGHVTGFTGSGSLTRHGDIYAAPGGYGGIPPGLEVSLRVGWLNQKTCPTESELRRFKDGWSNGVAGTLPNGFSAAGFANESGSATELGIGSPSLSFSGSEGLRMGSVPIGW
- a CDS encoding M15 family metallopeptidase; amino-acid sequence: VKPDEFRPLAPELTAKAHFVWEGLAQSQSFIANEEYQIFGGKPIQSLAAKLPDGRKSLKIGGVATNGSPSLAGMLMSIEQAERLGLGKPTLLVVGTAKDAKIADVTKALEAAMPGVKFESMLPPSGRTFFTGTSAQKAIGSFTFTVNPDGTINQDKKWVAEHLQTARMPIIGTVRCHKLMIPQLEAAIKDLQAQGLGHLLNPSQAGRCYQPRFVAKDPVNHALSKHAWGLAIDLNVYDNPEGSKPKMDPRVVAIFEKWGFRWGGRWTKPDGMHFELAAVLKD